From Candidatus Parvarchaeota archaeon, a single genomic window includes:
- a CDS encoding ABC transporter permease subunit, which translates to GISLSLFWAGRLDERILLVFTSIAVIFPYFVSSVCEILESTDRSLIEVARSLGAKPFGAFRTVTLPLIMPTFIAGTVIAFMRSVAETGSTLAVSKTIVTIPLLIVNLSKAGKNSQAASAAVLLLLISLVVVFVLRSVQKRKW; encoded by the coding sequence TCGGCATCTCACTTTCGCTATTCTGGGCAGGCAGGCTTGACGAGCGCATCCTGCTTGTGTTTACAAGCATTGCAGTCATTTTCCCATATTTTGTAAGCTCGGTTTGCGAGATACTTGAGAGCACTGACAGGAGCCTGATTGAAGTTGCAAGAAGCCTTGGCGCAAAGCCGTTTGGCGCTTTTCGCACAGTCACGCTGCCCCTTATAATGCCAACATTCATCGCAGGCACCGTCATTGCCTTTATGAGAAGCGTTGCTGAAACTGGAAGCACACTGGCTGTGTCAAAAACAATTGTGACAATCCCGCTTCTAATTGTCAACCTCAGCAAGGCAGGCAAGAATTCGCAGGCTGCATCGGCGGCTGTTCTGCTTCTGCTCATTTCCCTGGTTGTCGTATTTGTTCTGCGCTCTGTGCAAAAACGCAAGTGGTGA